The Cellulomonas sp. S1-8 genomic sequence CCGATCTGCCACGTCTCCTCGGTGGTCGGCACGTCCCCGGTGATCTGTGCGAGCCCGCCGCGCGCGCGCTCGAGCGCCGCCACCGAGTCCTCGCCGTCGACCCAGACGGTCGCCTCGAGGCGCACCTGCTCCGGTGCGAGGCGGCCGAGCGCGGTCGGGACGGCATCGTTCTCGGCGATGTGGAGCAGGAGCGCGAGCACGCCCAGCAGGGCCGTGGCCAGCACGGCGACGGCCGTCACCATGAGCACGACCGGTGCCTGGTCGCGCAGCCGTCCCTGCAGCACCCGGGGGCGCCAGCGCATGTCCGCTCCTTCCTGCTCCGTGGTGGGTTCCGTCGTGGGCCCTGCCGTGGCCCCGCCCTGCCGTGCGTCGTACGCCGTGCCCCGCGTCAGGCGGCGTCGACCAGCCGACCGTCGGCCAGGTACACGACGCGGTCCGCGAGCGCGACCATCACCGGGTCGTGCGTCGAGACGATCGCGGTCATGCCCTCCGCCTCGACGACGGCCCGGATCAGCGCCATGACGGCCATGCCGGTCTCGGAGTCGAGCTGCCCGGTGGGCTCGTCGGCGATGAGCAGGCGCGGGGAGTTGGCCAGGGCGCGGGCGATGGCGACCCGCTGCTGCTGGCCGCCGGACAGCTGCCCGGGCCGCTGCTTGGCGTGCGGGCCCAGCCCGACCAGGTCGAGCAGCAGCTGCACGCGCGCCTCCCGCTCGGCGACGGGGGTGCGGCGCATGCGCAGCGGCACCCCGACGTTCTCCGCGGCGGTGAGCACGGGCACCAGCCCGAACGTCTGGAACACGAACGCGACGACGTCGCGGCGCAGGGACACCAGTCCGCGCTCGTCGAGCGACGACACCTCACGGCCCGCGACGACGATGCGGCCCGCGTCGGGGCGGTCCAGGCCGCCGATGGTGTTGAGCAGCGTCGTCTTGCCGGAGCCGGAACGCCCGACGAGGGCGACGAGCTCGCCCGGGGCGACCTCGAGCGAGATGTCGCGCAGCGCGTGCACCGCGGCGTGGCCGGACCCGTAGGTGCGGTCGACGTGCTCGACGCGGACGAGCGGCCCGTCGCCGGCGCGGGCCGCACCGTGCGCGGCGGTCGTGGTGGCGGTCATCGGGCTCTCCGTCCGTGTCCGTGCCGGGGACCGGCGCCGTCGTCCGTGCCGCGGCGCCCGGCGGCGTCGGCGGGGTGCTCGTCCTGGCGGCCGTTGTGGACCGCGATGTGCGACTGCTCCAGCGTGAGGCGCACGCGGCCGACGAGCTCGAGGGCCTCCCGGTACTCACGGGGCAGCTGGACGCGGCCCGCGCGGTCCAGGACCGCGAACTCCTCGGCGACCTCGTGCTCCGTGCCGTCGTCGCGGGTGGCCGTGCGGCGCAGCACCTCCGACGACGTGCGCCCGTCCCGGATCTCGACGGTGCGCTGCACGTGGTCCCGGACGCTCGGGTCGTGCGTGACGACGACCACCGTCGTGCCCAGGTCCCGGTTCACCGCGCGCATCGCCTCCAGCACGTCGTTCGACGTGGCGGTGTCCAGCTCGCCCGTGGGCTCGTCGGCGAAGAGCACCCGCGGGGAGTTCGCCAGGCCCACGGCGATCGCGACCCGCTGCTGCTCACCGCCGGACATCTGGCTGGGCCGCCGGTCCGCGCAGTACGCGACGCCGAGCACGTCCAGCAGGGCCGCGGCCTCGGTGCGCCGCTGCTTGCGCGGGCGCCCCGCGAGCGCCATCGGCAGCGCGACGTTCTCGGCGGCCGTGAGGTACGGGACGAGGTTGCGGGCGGTCTGCTGCCACACGAACCCGACCGTCGAGCGGCGGTACGTGACGCGCTCGCGGGCGGTCATCGTCATGAGGTCCCACTCGCCGACGCGCACGTTGCCGGCCGTGGGCACGTCCAGCCCCGACAGCACCGACAGCAGCGTCGACTTGCCGGACCCGGACGCACCGACGACGGCGACCAGCTCGCCCTCGTCGACGAGCAGGTCCAGGCCCTGCAGGGCCTGCACCTCGATCCCCTCGGACTGGTAGATGCGCACGAGGGACTCGCACACGATCAGCGACGTCCGCCCGAACGCCTCGGGACGTGCCCGGGCACGTTCCTCCAACGTCGCCAGGCTCGTCGGGGGTGCGTCCTGCACCGTCGACCCGTGGTCCATGGCCTGCTCCATCCTGGTCATCGTTCACCCACCCGCAGCACTTCGCCCAGCCTGTCCCGCCGCCGTACCGCCTGCTCCACGGCGACCGCCACGGCGAGCGCGACGACGAGTGCCGCCACCGCCGCCGCGACCGGCCACCACGTGAGGTCCACCGTCGCACCCCCGGGTTCCGCCGTCAGGAGCTGGAGCCCGAGCGCGTCACCGATCAGCACCGGCACGCCGAGCCCGATCACGACGCCGCCGACCAGCCCGCCGAGCACCAGCGGCGCGAGCTCGCCCAGCGTCGCCCATCGCGCGGTGCTCGCGTCGAGCCCGAGGGTGCGCAGCGCCGACAGGGTCCGGCCCCGCTCGCGGGCCGTCGCGACGACGACCAGCACGAGCGCGAGCACCGCCAGCCCGGCGAGCACACCGACCGCCGCGAGGAACAGGGTCGTCAGCGCCGAGGTCAGCGGGGCCTGCGACCACGCGCGCCACCAGCCGTCGCGGGTCGTGACGGTCACGCCGGACGACCCGGCGGGCGCGATGTCCGCGGCCTCGACGGCCTCGACGGCACCCGGCCCGCCCACCCACGCGCGGTCGACCGTCGGCTCCTGGTCGGCGACGGCGGCGAGCAGAGCGCGGTCGACGACGACGAGGCCGTCGTCCTCGTCGTCCGTGGTCGCGACGCGCGCGTCGAGCGTCGGGATCCCGCGGTCGGGCGGCAGGGCGGTCGTGCCGCGCACGTCCAGCCGGAGCGTGGCGTTGAGGGCCGACATGAGGGCCTCGGTGCCCTCGACCTCGGCGCGGTCGAGCAGGTCGGCGCTGACGAGCGCGGGCACCGTCCCGGCGGGACCGGCCTCGCCGAGCGTCGCCAGACCGTCATCGACCGGCAGGCCCGCCGCGTGCCGTACCGCCGCGTACTCGGCGGAGTCCACGACCAGCAGCGTCGCGGACAGACCGGTCTGCTCGCCGAACGCGCGGCTGCCGACCTGCGCGCCCGTGGCCGTCGCCGTGACGCCGGGAGCGGCCGTGATCCGCGCCAGCACCTCCGCGCCGCTCTGGGTGCCGAGCCGGCCGTCGAGGCGCACGGGTGCGCCGACGAGCTCACCGGCCGCGGCGAGCTGACCGGTGCGGACGGTGTGGACGAGGGTCCCGGACAGGACGACCAGCGCGACGGCCACGGTGACGGTGAGCAGCGGCGCGACCGCCGTCGTCGCCCCGTGCGCCCGGGCGACGGCGAGCGGTGCGGCCAGCCCGCGCGTCCGCGACGCCCACCGGCCGGCACCGCGCACCACGGCGGGGGAGACCCGCACGACGACGAGCGCCGCCGCGGCCGCCAGCAGCACGGGGGCGGCGGCGAGCAGCGGGTCGACCTCGCCGGAGGACAGGGGGACCAGGCCGCGGCCCCGGACCGACACGACCGCGGCGACCGCGAGCAGGACCACGAGCGTCTCGACGACGAGCCGGCGGGCCTGCAGGCGCGCCCGCTGCGCCGCGCGGACGCGCCGGTCGGCGGGGACGCGGCGGCCCGCCCACGCACCGGCCGCCTCGCGGGCCGCGAGCACCGCCGGGGCCAGCGCGGCCACGACGGCGACGGCGCCCGCGAGCAGCGCCGACCCCGGCTGGTCGTGCAGCCACCACGCGACGGCACCGGCGGCGAGCGCACCGACGACCAGCACGACCGGGACCGACTCGAGCAGCCCGCGCGTCACGACGGACACGATCGACGCGCCGCGGGCGCGCTCGGCCGCGAGGAACGGACGCCGACGTGCCGCCAGCAGCGACGCGGCGAGCACGAGGCACAGCGCGGCCGCGGTGGCGACCCCGGCGACCACGAGGGACGCCTGGGCGCGCGCGGCGGACATGCGCTCGTCGAACGCCGTGACGATGTGCGGCAGCCCGCTGGCGATGCGCGAGGTGCGGGCGGCCTGCGCCTCGATGTCGCGCACGAGCGCGTGCGCGTCGGCGACGGTCATGCCGTCGGTGGTCACGGACGCCCGGCCCGCCCCGGCCACGGCGCGTGCGCCCACCACGTGCAGCATGTCGCCGATCGCGTCGTACGGCACGTACGCGGAGGTCTGCCACCGCGTCGCCGTCCCGGGAGGCGACGCGATCGCGCTGAGCAGGCCGGTCTGACCCACCCACTGCGCGGCGTCCGGGTCGACGGCCTCGTAGAGCCCCGTCACGACGATGTGGTCGTAGGTGCTCGTGGCCTGCCGGCGCAGGATGAACGGCCCGTCCTCCAGCGTGATGCCGAGCTCCGCGGCGGCGGCCGCGCT encodes the following:
- a CDS encoding ABC transporter ATP-binding protein — encoded protein: MTATTTAAHGAARAGDGPLVRVEHVDRTYGSGHAAVHALRDISLEVAPGELVALVGRSGSGKTTLLNTIGGLDRPDAGRIVVAGREVSSLDERGLVSLRRDVVAFVFQTFGLVPVLTAAENVGVPLRMRRTPVAEREARVQLLLDLVGLGPHAKQRPGQLSGGQQQRVAIARALANSPRLLIADEPTGQLDSETGMAVMALIRAVVEAEGMTAIVSTHDPVMVALADRVVYLADGRLVDAA
- a CDS encoding ABC transporter ATP-binding protein, with product MDHGSTVQDAPPTSLATLEERARARPEAFGRTSLIVCESLVRIYQSEGIEVQALQGLDLLVDEGELVAVVGASGSGKSTLLSVLSGLDVPTAGNVRVGEWDLMTMTARERVTYRRSTVGFVWQQTARNLVPYLTAAENVALPMALAGRPRKQRRTEAAALLDVLGVAYCADRRPSQMSGGEQQRVAIAVGLANSPRVLFADEPTGELDTATSNDVLEAMRAVNRDLGTTVVVVTHDPSVRDHVQRTVEIRDGRTSSEVLRRTATRDDGTEHEVAEEFAVLDRAGRVQLPREYREALELVGRVRLTLEQSHIAVHNGRQDEHPADAAGRRGTDDGAGPRHGHGRRAR
- a CDS encoding FtsX-like permease family protein gives rise to the protein MSATATRVRATTADALLVTRRRAAQDTGLLVGSALLLLATLVLTLAVPRLVERTADVAVRETIRVAGTDADLVAVTLPDPVLGGQVPQPQSEAYGAAQWLDTEFGDAVGEPVVTLASVHTTVRSPVGAFAVNLVHVATLQQEQEPALRWVAGTAPGPVPQAEQNGLTWDDEGPRIVQVGLSAAAAAELGITLEDGPFILRRQATSTYDHIVVTGLYEAVDPDAAQWVGQTGLLSAIASPPGTATRWQTSAYVPYDAIGDMLHVVGARAVAGAGRASVTTDGMTVADAHALVRDIEAQAARTSRIASGLPHIVTAFDERMSAARAQASLVVAGVATAAALCLVLAASLLAARRRPFLAAERARGASIVSVVTRGLLESVPVVLVVGALAAGAVAWWLHDQPGSALLAGAVAVVAALAPAVLAAREAAGAWAGRRVPADRRVRAAQRARLQARRLVVETLVVLLAVAAVVSVRGRGLVPLSSGEVDPLLAAAPVLLAAAAALVVVRVSPAVVRGAGRWASRTRGLAAPLAVARAHGATTAVAPLLTVTVAVALVVLSGTLVHTVRTGQLAAAGELVGAPVRLDGRLGTQSGAEVLARITAAPGVTATATGAQVGSRAFGEQTGLSATLLVVDSAEYAAVRHAAGLPVDDGLATLGEAGPAGTVPALVSADLLDRAEVEGTEALMSALNATLRLDVRGTTALPPDRGIPTLDARVATTDDEDDGLVVVDRALLAAVADQEPTVDRAWVGGPGAVEAVEAADIAPAGSSGVTVTTRDGWWRAWSQAPLTSALTTLFLAAVGVLAGLAVLALVLVVVATARERGRTLSALRTLGLDASTARWATLGELAPLVLGGLVGGVVIGLGVPVLIGDALGLQLLTAEPGGATVDLTWWPVAAAVAALVVALAVAVAVEQAVRRRDRLGEVLRVGER